The sequence AAGGAACTTGCGGATAAACTCCAGATTAATCAAGGTGATTTCCTTGAAATTATAGAAACTGCAGATGGGTTTACAGTTAAGCCCTATAACGCTGAATTAAGACAACAAATGGAGGTTGCAGAGAAAATAATGAGAGAAGATTATAATCTCTTAAAGCGATTAGCTGAATGAGATCATGCAATCAATTATTTGGGTGAGATATGAAGCAGTGATCAAGATTCATCGTCATCAACTAACAGAACATGGTGGACTAGATGGCATCCGAAACCAGGCGTTGTTAGAAAGCGCACTGAATCGCCCTAAAAATCTGCTTGCTTATTCTGAATCACCTCCTGAT is a genomic window of Cyanobacteria bacterium GSL.Bin1 containing:
- a CDS encoding AbrB/MazE/SpoVT family DNA-binding domain-containing protein, giving the protein MQLKVTRVGDSVGIVLPKELADKLQINQGDFLEIIETADGFTVKPYNAELRQQMEVAEKIMREDYNLLKRLAE